GGGCGATCGCAGGGCTGGAAATTGCGGCATCCACTCCAAGAGTTTAAAAGCCGTGAAGACCGATACCAAGGCTGTGAAGGCTCGTTCCAATCCCGATAGCCAGTAATTGGGAAACCATAGCGTCCAGATATCCAATACATGGCCCACCCCACAGACCAGGATAAACGTCGCAAACAGCAGGAACACGGTCGTCAAAGGTGTTTGCCGCTGCTTGGTGACAAAGTACACCAACATAGCCGGGATGGAGAAATAGGCGATCGCGATGCATAAATTGCTGGCAACATGTAACCCAACCAGGGGAGTTTGCCAGAGATAACAATGACCATGCGGCATATACGGGTTACCTGATAAAAATATCAAGTACAGCCACTCATTGATAAGCATTTTTACTTACGAAACTCCCTTGAGGTTGTCGCTGATACCAGCCTAGCAATCCTGGCAAGGTATTCAAATAAAATTGATACCGGCAGGACTGATCGTGGTTTAAACGGCACAGTACTAGCCGTTTCCCAACGGTTGATTCTTTGAGTTGACGAGGGTGACGATCGCGCGATCGCTGACCGTTACCCAGGGGAACAGAGTACAATGGCGGGCAACGGACACCTGTCCGCCTGTTGTCTTGTGAGTAAGTTAGTACGATCGCCGATGGATACCCAAACTGTTCGTGAGTGGATCAGCCTGATTCAGGGTAAACGCGAAGCCCTCGTCCGCCTGCTGGACTATCCCAACCTGGGCACCCTGCGGGTGGACATTAACCAGGCCCTTGAAGAGATCGATGATCTGCTTGACGACTTCCAGCGCACTTTCCCGGAGGCTAAGAGTTAAGGCGTCCCTAATGGCAAGGGTGACCGATAACCGATTTACCGCCGGTTGATTTCAACCCCTGGGGGGCAGGTTAATGGGAATAGTCGTTGGCTCGCCGGATTTTCTGGACAACCTGCCCCTCCCCCGTATTGGCACGATCGTTTGTACGCTTGCTTGAGGCTTTCCTTTTTCCTTCCCGTATTGGCACGATTGTTTGTACGCTTGCTTGAGGCTGTGTCTATGGCCCGTTTTCTGCATGTTGCTGATGTGCATCTCGGCTACGATCGCTACGACAACCCCCAACGTAGTCGCGATTTTTTCTGGGCTTTTCAAGACGCGCTGCAACGGTATGCGATCGAAGCGGCAGTCGATTTTGTCCTGATTGCGGGGGATTTATTTGAACATCGCCATATTCATCCGGCAACGCTGAACCAGGCGCAGTTGTGTTTAGAGCCATTGCGGGAGGCGAACATTCCGGTACTGGCGATCGAGGGGAATCATGATCACTGCCCCTACGGCACGAAGACCAGTTGGTTACGGTACCTGGCTGATTGGGAGTATTTAATTCTCTTGGAACCGGACGAAGATGCAATGGGGGATAACGGTCTTCTCAGTCCTTGGGACCCAGCAGTGCATCGGGGGGGCTATATTGACCTGCCCTGTGGGGTGCGGGTGGTGGGGTCCCATTGGTACGGGGCTGCGGCTCCCCAAATGATTGCGAAATTGGCTGCGGCTTTGCCAAACTTGCCCCCCGGTCCAGACTATACAGTGATGATGTTCCATCACGGCTTGGAGGGACAAATCAGTCGCTATACGGGGGCGCTGCGCTATGAGGATCTGCTGCCCCTCAAGCAAGCCGGGGTTGATTATTTAGCCTTAGGTCATATTCATAAGAGTTATGCCGTAGAGGGCTGGATTTTTAATCCGGGCGCGGTGGAAGCCAATAGTGTGGCCGAAAGTCGGGATCAGATTAGCCGGGGCGTCTACCTGGTCGAGTTGAACGAGGCCGGTATCCACGCGACCCTCCAGCAGGATTATCACCAACGCCCGATCGTGCGCCTCACCTATAAAGCCGATAAACGTCAATCTCAAGTGGAGTTAGAGCAGGCGATCGTCGAGCAGGTGACGCAACTGGCACGGGCCGGTGCGACGGCGGACGCGATCGTGGAGCTGCGGATACAGGGGCAAATCGGGTTCAGCCGCCTGGATTGGGATCTGCGGTCACTGCGCGAGCAGTTACTGACCCTGAGTCGCGCTCTGATCTTGTTGTTAAAACCCGATATGGCAGATACCGCCTATGAAACCTATTTAGCCGATACGGGCACGGGTTCGCCGCCCCGTCAGGTGATCGAACGGCAAGTCTTCCAGGATCTCCTGGTTGCCCAAACCCAGTATGAAGATCAGGCTGACACCCTGACCCAGGGGTTAATTGACCTGAAGGAGCGTACCCTCGCCGAACAGTCAGACGCCGATCTCTACGCCTTCGTCAGCACTCTCCTCGCCTCTTAATCCCCTGGGTACCTTCATGCCCCTGGATCTGCGTCTGTTTGTGTTAAGAGTCTCTTTGTGTTAAAAAATCTGCGCCCTGTCTCGCATGACCACTCCCCTCGTCACCCGTAACGCTTCCCTGCGCACGATCGTCCAAACCGCGATCACCTTCCTTACCAGTGACACTGCCCTCTACGTGGGCAAGCGCCTCTTGCAAGCCCTGTTCACCCTGCTCCTCGCGTCGGCCCTCAGCTTTTTTATTATTCAACTGGCTCCCGGCGATTATGTAGATACCCTGCGCCAAAACCCCCAGATCTCCCAGGCTCGTCTCGAAGAATTACAACGCCAATTTGGCCTCGATCGCCCCTGGCCGGAGCAATATGGCCGTTGGCTGTGGCAAATTATCCGCTATGGTAACTTTGGTGAAAGTTTCGTCTATGAGCGATCGGTGGCCTCGTTACTCTGGGAACGGATGGGCGCAACCCTACTGTTGGCCGTGTCTTCATTGATTGTGACCTGGGCGATCGCGATTCCCCTGGGGATTATTGGTGCCGTGAAACAGGATCAATGGGTCGATCGTGGCCTCCGGGTTCTGAGTTACCTGGGGCAAGGTTTACCCAGCTTTGTCACCGCCCTGTTGTTGCTCGTCCTGGCTCAAAATACCTCGCCCCTGTTCCCCGTGGGGGATATGACCAGCACCTTTCATGACGATCTGTCGCCTCTAGGGAAAGTGTTGGATATTGGCTGGCACATGATTTTACCGACGATCGCCTTGAGCATCACCAGCTTTGCGGGCCTCCAGCGCATCACCCGTGGGGAACTCCTGGATGTGCTGCGCCAAGATTATATTCAAACGGCACGGGCCAAGGGCTTACCAGAACACCGGGTTATCTACGGCCATGCCCTGCGTAATGCCATTAATCCCCTAATTACCCTACTGGGGTTTGAGTTTGCCAGCCTCTTGAGCGGCGCCTTTATTACAGAATACTTTTTCAACTGGCCGGGTCTCGGTCGGTTGATTCTACAAGCCGTCTTCAACCAGGATGTTTATTTGGTGATGGCCAGTCTGATGATGGGGGCGGTGATGTTGATCGTGGGTAACCTGTTGGCCGATCTACTACTACGGGCCGTCGATCCACGCATCCAGTTTACTCAAGATGCCCTGCGTTAACCCTACCCTTATATCCCCGCGGCAAAGACCTGTTCTGCTGTCAAATTTAACTCTGGAAAAGCGACGGAGAGAATGCGATCGCTGCCTCGAAATAGCTGCCCCTGATACTCGCCATTCACAAGTTGATAAACCGAAAGGGTGGGTTCTTTAGGGGAACCAATATAGCGACTACCTCCTAGACCCAAGTAATCGACAATCCAGTATTCAGGAATTCCCAAGGCTTCATAGTCAATAAACTTGTGACCATAGTCATCACGCCAGTTCGTACTGACCACTTCAATCACGACCCGGACTGATTTACCCTGAGTAATTGTGGAACGTTGCTTCCAGAGGGGTTCCTCACTCAACACCGCCTGATCCAGAATAATCACATCCGGATTGTAGCCCGACTTATCAGTGTCAAGCGGCTTGACGATCACCTGCCTGGGAATCAAATAAGGCAGCGCCAAGCGATCAATTTCAACCCCTAGCTTCATGCCCAAAAAACCACCCACCTGCTCATGGGTTCCGGTTGGCTGCATAGTAATCACAACCCCATTCCACAATTCATAACGACCATACCCATCGGGATACCAGTTGAGAAACGCCTCTAGGGTCATTAATTCAGGAACCGCTTGCAACATGACTCTGAAAGCTCCGAAGAGGAAATTAGAGTTATTTGAGATTAGGAAGAGATATCTAAGCCTCTCCCAGAGTGAGAGAGGGGTTGGGGGTGAGGGTGCTGTTTCAGCCTAAATTGCAATGACTATAGTCTTTACTTTAGCCGTTACGAGTGACGATTGCCCCCGCCCAAATCGTCCGATCGGGTGACGCCTTCGGGGGACGTGCCGCACCGGGCAGACTGACTAAGCTAGATCCCAACCTAGCATCCCATTGCATCTACCCTGCTCAGGAGGCAGATCCATGCAAGCTGCGACGACAACGCCCCTTTCCCGCAGTCAATTCAAGACCGTCATTCAGCAGATTTTACGCACGGGCAAGATCACGCCAGACGCCAAGCACCAGCTTCTGGCCGCCAACCGTTGGGAAGCCCCCCTCACCGTTGAAGAATTGGCTGCGGTTCAGGCCGTGACTGCTCGCCTCCAGATGGGTTTTGTGCGCGTAGTGGATTAAAGTTCGATCATTTCCCGCACTTCCGTAATGCCCTGTTCCGCATCCACAAATTCCTGCACCCGTGCCCGATACTCCCGCAGGATCTCATCCACCCAATGGCGATCGGCACTGTTCGCGAACAAATGCACCAGCGGTTCCCCCGCATCGGGCAAGACTAAAATCCAACTGTCCCGATTCGGGCTAAAGATTTTTACCCCATCGATGAGTTCAATGTCTGCTGCCGGATGGGTTTCCACCAGGTAGCGCATCAGTGTTCCCTTGGCGCCCCAGGGACACCGAACGGTATAACTCTTGTGATACACGTTGGGTAAGTCGGCTCGCATTTGCCCTAGGGCACGAGGGCCGCCGCCTATCCCATTTTGTTCTTGTAAAGACAACATTTCCACCAATTTTGCCACACAGAACATGGCATCAAAGCCGGGGTGTAATTGGGGGAAAATAAAACCCATTTCACCGCTGCCCCCCAGGACGACATTGGGATTCGTTTGGCAGGCTTCCATCAAGGCTGTCGGGTTGGCCTTGGTCCGAATGACATGGCCGCCGTGACGATAGGCGATTTGCTCGATCGCGCTAGAGGCATGAACCGGCACCACCACCGTCCCACGCGGATGCTGGGTCAGGACCATATTCACCATCAGGGCCGTCAGGGTTTCGCCGCGAATGGCGATGCCCATCTCGTCCACCAAGACCAACTGTTCACCATTGGCTGCCATCTGGACCCCAAAGCTGGCCTTCAGTGCCTCAACCACGTGACCCAATTGATTGAGCAGGGCTTCCCGTTCCGTGTGGGTGGGTCCCGTCTGATGCAGGCTGGCGTTAAGGACGACAGCATCACAGCCAAATTTCGCTAGGAGTTGGGGTAAGACGGCCCCGGAGACGGCGTAGGCGTAGTCAATTACAATTTTCGATCGCCCCCGCTGAATCGCCTCTACATTGAGATTGCGCTCAAACCCCTGACTGTAAAGCTCGATCACCTGGGTGGGATACACCATGTTGCCAATTTCATGGATCTGGGCACGGCGCATATCTTCCTTAAAAAAGGCCCCTTCAATCTTTTTCTCCTTCGCCTTGGTGATGTTAATGCCTTTGTGATCGAAAAATTCAATCAGAATATGATCTGGACGATCAGGATGAATGCGCACATGAATCCCCCCGACCGCTGCCAACGTGGGGACGACCGATCGCGCGAGGGGTAAGGCCGTCGCCTGGAGGTTGTGAATATGAACCCCCACCGACATCAGGCCCGCGATCAGCGATCGCGATACCATGCGGGAAATACTGCGCTGGTCGCGTGAGACTGTCACATGGGCACCCTGGCGCAGCGTCGATCCGTAGGCAGCCCCCAACTTGACCGCAAATTCCGGTGTGATGTCGATATTCGCTAGCCCACTGACGCCGCGTTGACCAAAGAGGTTGCGACGGGCCGTACTGCCCCAGATCAGATTCAGGTTAACGATCGCGCCGGAGTCAATGCGCTTACTCGGCCACACCCGCACCATTGGGCTAATCTGGGCCTCTTCGCCGATCGACGACAGCGCCCCCACCACTGCCCCCTCCAACACCTGGGCACGGCGATCGATGCGTGTGCCCCTGGCAATTACACAGGCTCGCAAATTCGCCTCTTCCCCAATCACACACCCACTCCAGATCACCGGACGCTTGAGCGTAGCATCGGCATGGATGGTCACGTTATCGCCAATCACAGTACCCGCATCAATGTGAACTCGCGGTCCAATCCGGCAGTTGCTGCCAATTAAAACCGGGGTTTCAATTTGGGCGAGGGGATCGATCGTCGTATTTTGACCTACCCAGAGACCGGGCGATCGCTCGTAGTAGGCAAAGGTCAAATGTGCCCGCCCATGCAGTGCATCAAACTGGGCCTGCCGATAGGCTTCCAAATGCCCCACATCACACCAATAACCTTGGGCAATATAGCCATACATGGGTTCCCCCTTGGCTAACATCAGGGGAAACAAATCTTTAGAAAAATCACACTCCTGGTATGTCGGCAAATATTCCAGTACTTTGGGTTCCAGGATATAAATGCCTGTATTGACCGTATCAGAAAAAACTTCACTGGCGGAGGGTTTCTCGAGAAACCGTTGGATTTGCCCTGTTTTGGGATCGGTGATGACTGCTCCAAACTCCAACGGATTAGAGACACGCGTAAGAATCAATGTAGCTTGCGACTGTTTATGGCGATGGTAGTCGATCGCGGCCTGCAAATCAAAATCCGTAATGCAATCGCCACTAATCACCAGAAACGTATCATCTAGCAACTCTGCAATGTTCTTCACACACCCCGCCGTGCCCAGAGGTTGATCTTCCTCCACGGCGTAGGTGATACGCACCCCAAATTCACTCCCATCCTGGAAATAATCCTGGAGGGCATCGGGCAGGTAATGGAGGGTTGCAATTACTTCTGTGATGTGGTGGCGTTTGAGCAGGTTGATAATATGCTCGGCGATCGGGCGATTCAGGATCGGCACCATTGGCTTGGGCAAATCACAGGTCAAGGGCCGCAACCGGGTACCTGAACCACCGGCCATGAGTACTGCTCGCATAGCACCTCCTTCCTCCTTCGCAGTGACCGTGCCACTTTCCTTTACCATAACCATATTCTGGCTAGGGCCGTAGGGAAGGAAGGATTAACTTCATTCTGAACTAAACGTCAAGCCGCGATCGGCACTCAACGATATAGCGAGGCTTTGAATGTATAGTCATTGCAATTTAAGCTGAAACAGTACCCTCACCCCCAGCCCCTCTCCCAGGGCGGGAGAGGGGAGTGAAAAACTGTATCGTTCTTATTTGGATTGACCATAAAGTACAGATCTATAAAAACCCCCTAGAACCCCCCTAAAGACAGAGGAAACGCCAAGGACTGCCTGTCCCTTCGTGCCCTTTGTACTGGCATGGTGCAAAATCCAGGCGGTTCTCAATCTGGGCGGGTATCGAACGGATAGTTACCCCCGACACATCACCTGGCGCATCTGACGCAGGTTATTAGGCAGATCCATCTGCATCGCTTGTTGAATAAAGCAACTGGGTACCGGAATGGTCGGCGTTGCCTGGACCCGATAGCTCAGGATCGTTCCTTGTTGATAGGGATATAACCAAAGATCTGCGGCAAAGTCCCGCAAACTCCCTCGCTCTAAGCGGAACGCAATCGTATCTCCCGTCTCCGGTTGTTCGATCACGTCCAGGAACACTTCCACCTCAAGATTTAATAGGAAAAAGGATTTTTGGGCCGTCTGATAAAGCCGCTTCCGGGTAACCCCGGCTGCGACCACGCCCAACACCTCACTGCGGGTTACGTCGGGAAAGTATTCGGTCCACCGAGAATAGTGAGTGATATGGTGCCAGACCTGGGCACGATCGCGGGGAATATAGACCCAAGCAGTTACGGCTCCCCCCCAGTCAGAGTAGGTATGGGGCTGGGTGACGATCGCGCCTCGGATCAAGGACTCCAGACGGTTGGCATCAAGCTGAAAGCGGAATTGAGTTGGGGCGGCACTGCCCCCAGAGATAGTCGTTGTCGTTTCGTTGATAGCAGTGATGGTAGTACGGGGGGATAGGGTTGCGACCATGCTTGTCCACACTTATATTTATTCGGACGGGACCTCGCAAGAAACCGACGCGGCTCAAGCAGTCAGGCTTAAGTTGTCAACTCAAGGCGTGTGTCTCACTCCCTATAAGGTACCCCTCGCCCCCTAGAGAAGCAACAAATTCACCAAAATCTCATCTTGGTCCCTCTGGTGCGCGGCAGCAGCGGGTGGTCAACCTTCCTGATGGGTGTAAAGTTAGGCAGATCTTCTTACTGACCTTGGATAGTCAAGACCGAACAGGGGGCGTGGTGCAGCACATAGTTACTGACACTCCCCAGCAGCAGTTCACTTAATCCCGATCGCCCCCGTCGCCCGATGATAATCAGATCAGCCTTCCAACTTTTAGCAATCTTGCAGATCAATTGGCCTGGATCGCCCACATTTTGGCTAAACTCAGTGGGAATGCCCAAGGCTGTGGCTTTGTCCGTTTGGGCACGCAGGTAATCCAGGCCCGTTTCCTCGATCGTTTGCCATTGCTTCATATAGTTCTTCAGCGCTTCGGTGTGTGCTGCGGAGTAAATGCTATCAGGTTCTGGATAGACCGGGGGGGGATAATCTTCGCCAAACGGTGGCAGAACATGGAGCAGCATCAGACCAGCATTGCAGAGTTTAGCCAACTCTAGGCCCCGCTCAAAAATAAGCTGGCTGGTAGCAGAATTATCTAGACCAATGAGGATTTTCTTAAACATTGTCCAAGCCCCTTGCTTCAAAACGGAATTGGGCAGCAGCACTGTCTACACCTTAAGCCGCTAAGCCTACTGCCATGGTTGATATCGCTAACTGACCCTACTCTAAGCGAAAGCTCTCGGACTACGCAGAAATTTATTAAAATTGTCAAAATTAGCGGCTCTCCTGAGTTTATGGTGGGGGCGCTACGCGCCCCCACCATAAACTCAACGTTTCCGATCGTTTATTTGTAGTTGCTGATACTGTTTACCCCAAAATCCCAGAAGAGCCAAATTAGCAAAAGTCAGTTGCCAGGAAAATCGCTATGAATGAGACGCAGGCAGCCAATGCGCAATTTCTAACGATCGAAGAAGCAACCCAAGTCGATGCCGCCCTGCTTTCCTCCCATGAGAAGTTCCTTGTACGGCTGACGATCTCATCCCTGCGCCTGCTGATCCAGATTGCTAAGGATGAACAGGTGGCGATCGCCGATCTCACGCCCCAACAAATTATCCACTGGTTTGAGCGCGATAGCCAAATCCGCCGGGAACAGGGCCAGGAGGCGGCTTTCCTGAAATGGTAAACCAGAGCTTTAGGACAGGCTTATCTAGCGGCCTGGTTTTGACCTAACCCCTAGCGGTAACTCAGGGTAAACAATATCGCCACTAGCCCAATTTCTCAGCGAAGAGGGCAAAAATAGCCTCCCAAGTTTGGGCGGCGACTTCAGGTCGGTAGTCGGGCCGTTGATCGCAGCAAAAGCCATGCCCCGCGCCGGCAAACCGAAAGATCCGATGGTCTACCTGGTGAGCTTGGAGGGCAGCCGCGATCGCGTCGACCGCCGCCGCCGGAATCAGCGGATCATCCATCCCCAAAAAAACATAAATCGTCCCGTGGATGTCGGGCGTGCGCGTGATTGTGGGCGGTCCCTCATCACCAGGCGTCATCGTGGCAATGCCTGCACCATAACAGGAAGCGGTGGCCCGAATTGCCGGGAGGGTTGCTGCCAGGTAGGCCACATGGCCCCCAAAACAAAAGCCAACACACCCCATGCCCCCCGGTTTAACCCAGGGCTGTGCCTGTAGATAGGCAATAGTGGCTTGAATATCGCTTAACAGTTGTGATGCCCGCGTCTGGTTTTTGTGGTGTCGTCCTTCGGCTAACTCTGCCTCGCTGTAGCCCACCTCAAAGCCGGGAGCGGTGCGTTGGAACAGCGCAGGGGCGATCGCGACATACCCAGCTTGGGCGATCCGCTCCGTTACCTGACGAATGTGGGCGTTTACCCCAAACACTTCCTGTAAAACGATCACTGCCGGGAAAGGCCCTCCCATCTGGGGATAGGCCAGATAGGCTTGAATCGCTAGGTCCCCATTGGGAACGGTTACAGATTCAGTATGGAGAGACGGATCAGACATGGAGGATTCACCCAACCTTCAGCAGTTTAAATGTGAAGTGCGATTCCAGATTTTCTCACGGCTTCCGAGTCATACACCACAATGACTGCCGCCAAATACCGAGTGTAGCTCATATCAGCTACCGGAATATAGACATTGGGGTTCTTCTACCTGCACCCGCTGCTCATTGTTGCAGATTATTGATCACCTATTGAACCCTCGAACCCGCCATTGAATGCCTGCTAGCGGTTGGCGGTTGGTGACACTGCGCCCATGAATGAAGCTAGGTTAGTGGAATGGCTCAGGCGTGATTTGAACACGCGACCTTGGGCTTATGAGTCCCCTGCTCTGACCAACTGAGCTACTGAGCCGCAAGCTGTCTTTAGCTATCATATCGCGTTGTGGCCCTTTCTGATACGCCATCCGCCAAAATGGTCTGAAACCTGGATTGACTGACCAAACTCGGACTCCCCTCACCCCCACCCCTGTCCCAGAGCGGGAGAGGGGCTTCCAGCCAGGGGATTGGGGTAAAGTCCCTTCACTCCTGGTGGGAGAAGGGATTTAGGCGTGAGGATAGAGCAGTGAGCAGTGAGGGCAACGGAGTGACTATCTCTGTTTTCTGTTTTCTGTTTTCTCTCCTCGTGAAAGGGGAAAAGATTTGTCAGTCAACCAATAATTGCGCCCCGGTTGACCAGATCTTCCTTCTGGTTGCTGTCTAGGCTGAACGCTTTGCCAAAGATGGCTCCCTTGACGATCGCATCGCGGAAATCGGCTTCAGTTAAAAGCGCGTCCTCAAAGTTAGCCTCCCGCAGCAGCGCTTTACGAAAATCCGCGCCCCTGAGAATGGATCGTCGGAAGTCAGCACTGATCAAGTAGGCATTGCGGAGATCAGCCTTGGTTAGGTCTGCGCCAATGAGATCTGCTTTGGTCAGGTTGGCATGGCTGAGATCCGCCCCCTTGAGGTTTGCGCCACTCAGATCAGCAGCGGTTAGGTTAGACCCGATAAAATCCGCCTCGGTTAACTTGGCCCCACTGAGGTCAGCCCCGATTAACTCAGTCCCAATTAACTGAGCACCAATCAAGTTCGCGTCAATACAATTTGTCCGGATGAGGCAGGCCTCGGTAAAGTCAGCCCCACTGAGCTTTGCCCCAATGAGATTAGCCCCCTTGAGACAGGCTTCCACAAAATCAGCCCCAAACAAATTGGCCTTATCCAGATTGGCTCCCCGCAAATTAGCTCGAATTAGGTTAGCTCCAATTAAATTGGCCTCACCGAGAAACGATTCGCTTAAGTCAACTCCATTGAGGTTAGCCATACTCAGGTTAATACCCATTAGATCGGTACGGGCAAGATCAGCCCCTACCAAGTCTGGCAAAATTTCGGGATTAGCTGCCCGCCAGTCATTCCAACGCTGACTTCCCTGTTTGAGGAGATTGAGATGTTCCCGGTTTGCCATAGCGCCTCGTGATGTTTTGGGAGTTGACCAGCGGTTTCTGCCTTCTCACCCTTCACTATCGTCTTCTAGTTCCAGTCCTAGTGCTGACCGCTGTTCTGGGGAGAAGGCTTGTCATTTAGCGAATAGTTGTCGTCACTGTTGACGTTCCTGAATGATTTAATCAGTCGATTTGGTCAGGATGGCAATCCCTTGTCAAAGAGAGTTCATCGCTCCAGAGTATCGGGCAGGAAAGGAATAGCGTTGTCAGGCAGGAGGGTTACCCGGCTGACGGCGATGACCTCGTCGGGAATGGGTTGCTGCAGTCGCTCAATGTCCATCCTGATTCTCCCAATCCCTATGGTCCCCAGTGTAGGGGTGGCTCGCAAGTCATACAAGGACCGCCGGCTGGCACTGCATACCTTGCACCTATGTCTAAACTCGATGGTCATACTGGTAAGCACGATCGCCGCCTGCGCGTTAGAGTGCAGGAAAGTAGGAAAGCTTGTCTATCTTTGCACCTGAATATCTTTGTACCTGAATTAATGCTAACACCACCCCCCCCTTACTTAACCCATGAACCGCTGATTCGCTTGGGCTGCTTTGTTGGCGTCCTAGTCCTGATGAGTTTATGGGAACTGGTGGCTCCCTGTCGGCCCCTCGTTGCGTCTAAACCTCAACGTTGGGGAAGTAATCTGGGTCTAGTGCTTCTGAATACGATCCTGCTACGCACCGTTTTTCCCCTGACAGCCGTTAACCTGGCGACGATCGCAACGGCCCAAGGCTGGGGGCTGTTGCAGGCCCTCACGCTGCCCGGTTGGTTGGTTTTAGGTTTATCCGTGCTGCTTTTAGATTTAATTGTTTATGGACAGCATCTGGTGTTTCATTTCGTTCCCCTTCTCTGGCAGTTGCATAAGGTTCACCATACCGATCTCGATTTTGATGTGACCACTGCCTTACGATTCCATCCCTTAGAAATTGTGCTATCAATGGGGATTAAATGTGTCGCGATCGTCGGGTTGGGTACCCCCGCCCTAGCGGTGTTGATCTTTGAGGTTTTGCTCAATGCAACTGCAATGTTTAATCACAGTAATGTGAGTTTACCAAATGGGGTCGATCGCGTTCTCAGAAGGTTTATCGTTACCCCAGATATGCACCGCATCCACCATTCGATCATTGCCCAGGAAACCAAT
This DNA window, taken from Trichothermofontia sichuanensis B231, encodes the following:
- a CDS encoding dienelactone hydrolase family protein — its product is MSDPSLHTESVTVPNGDLAIQAYLAYPQMGGPFPAVIVLQEVFGVNAHIRQVTERIAQAGYVAIAPALFQRTAPGFEVGYSEAELAEGRHHKNQTRASQLLSDIQATIAYLQAQPWVKPGGMGCVGFCFGGHVAYLAATLPAIRATASCYGAGIATMTPGDEGPPTITRTPDIHGTIYVFLGMDDPLIPAAAVDAIAAALQAHQVDHRIFRFAGAGHGFCCDQRPDYRPEVAAQTWEAIFALFAEKLG
- a CDS encoding metallophosphoesterase family protein translates to MARFLHVADVHLGYDRYDNPQRSRDFFWAFQDALQRYAIEAAVDFVLIAGDLFEHRHIHPATLNQAQLCLEPLREANIPVLAIEGNHDHCPYGTKTSWLRYLADWEYLILLEPDEDAMGDNGLLSPWDPAVHRGGYIDLPCGVRVVGSHWYGAAAPQMIAKLAAALPNLPPGPDYTVMMFHHGLEGQISRYTGALRYEDLLPLKQAGVDYLALGHIHKSYAVEGWIFNPGAVEANSVAESRDQISRGVYLVELNEAGIHATLQQDYHQRPIVRLTYKADKRQSQVELEQAIVEQVTQLARAGATADAIVELRIQGQIGFSRLDWDLRSLREQLLTLSRALILLLKPDMADTAYETYLADTGTGSPPRQVIERQVFQDLLVAQTQYEDQADTLTQGLIDLKERTLAEQSDADLYAFVSTLLAS
- a CDS encoding Uma2 family endonuclease is translated as MLQAVPELMTLEAFLNWYPDGYGRYELWNGVVITMQPTGTHEQVGGFLGMKLGVEIDRLALPYLIPRQVIVKPLDTDKSGYNPDVIILDQAVLSEEPLWKQRSTITQGKSVRVVIEVVSTNWRDDYGHKFIDYEALGIPEYWIVDYLGLGGSRYIGSPKEPTLSVYQLVNGEYQGQLFRGSDRILSVAFPELNLTAEQVFAAGI
- a CDS encoding SRPBCC family protein — translated: MVATLSPRTTITAINETTTTISGGSAAPTQFRFQLDANRLESLIRGAIVTQPHTYSDWGGAVTAWVYIPRDRAQVWHHITHYSRWTEYFPDVTRSEVLGVVAAGVTRKRLYQTAQKSFFLLNLEVEVFLDVIEQPETGDTIAFRLERGSLRDFAADLWLYPYQQGTILSYRVQATPTIPVPSCFIQQAMQMDLPNNLRQMRQVMCRG
- a CDS encoding mannose-1-phosphate guanyltransferase, translated to MRAVLMAGGSGTRLRPLTCDLPKPMVPILNRPIAEHIINLLKRHHITEVIATLHYLPDALQDYFQDGSEFGVRITYAVEEDQPLGTAGCVKNIAELLDDTFLVISGDCITDFDLQAAIDYHRHKQSQATLILTRVSNPLEFGAVITDPKTGQIQRFLEKPSASEVFSDTVNTGIYILEPKVLEYLPTYQECDFSKDLFPLMLAKGEPMYGYIAQGYWCDVGHLEAYRQAQFDALHGRAHLTFAYYERSPGLWVGQNTTIDPLAQIETPVLIGSNCRIGPRVHIDAGTVIGDNVTIHADATLKRPVIWSGCVIGEEANLRACVIARGTRIDRRAQVLEGAVVGALSSIGEEAQISPMVRVWPSKRIDSGAIVNLNLIWGSTARRNLFGQRGVSGLANIDITPEFAVKLGAAYGSTLRQGAHVTVSRDQRSISRMVSRSLIAGLMSVGVHIHNLQATALPLARSVVPTLAAVGGIHVRIHPDRPDHILIEFFDHKGINITKAKEKKIEGAFFKEDMRRAQIHEIGNMVYPTQVIELYSQGFERNLNVEAIQRGRSKIVIDYAYAVSGAVLPQLLAKFGCDAVVLNASLHQTGPTHTEREALLNQLGHVVEALKASFGVQMAANGEQLVLVDEMGIAIRGETLTALMVNMVLTQHPRGTVVVPVHASSAIEQIAYRHGGHVIRTKANPTALMEACQTNPNVVLGGSGEMGFIFPQLHPGFDAMFCVAKLVEMLSLQEQNGIGGGPRALGQMRADLPNVYHKSYTVRCPWGAKGTLMRYLVETHPAADIELIDGVKIFSPNRDSWILVLPDAGEPLVHLFANSADRHWVDEILREYRARVQEFVDAEQGITEVREMIEL
- a CDS encoding ABC transporter permease, translated to MTTPLVTRNASLRTIVQTAITFLTSDTALYVGKRLLQALFTLLLASALSFFIIQLAPGDYVDTLRQNPQISQARLEELQRQFGLDRPWPEQYGRWLWQIIRYGNFGESFVYERSVASLLWERMGATLLLAVSSLIVTWAIAIPLGIIGAVKQDQWVDRGLRVLSYLGQGLPSFVTALLLLVLAQNTSPLFPVGDMTSTFHDDLSPLGKVLDIGWHMILPTIALSITSFAGLQRITRGELLDVLRQDYIQTARAKGLPEHRVIYGHALRNAINPLITLLGFEFASLLSGAFITEYFFNWPGLGRLILQAVFNQDVYLVMASLMMGAVMLIVGNLLADLLLRAVDPRIQFTQDALR
- a CDS encoding pentapeptide repeat-containing protein, which codes for MANREHLNLLKQGSQRWNDWRAANPEILPDLVGADLARTDLMGINLSMANLNGVDLSESFLGEANLIGANLIRANLRGANLDKANLFGADFVEACLKGANLIGAKLSGADFTEACLIRTNCIDANLIGAQLIGTELIGADLSGAKLTEADFIGSNLTAADLSGANLKGADLSHANLTKADLIGADLTKADLRNAYLISADFRRSILRGADFRKALLREANFEDALLTEADFRDAIVKGAIFGKAFSLDSNQKEDLVNRGAIIG
- a CDS encoding universal stress protein, with amino-acid sequence MFKKILIGLDNSATSQLIFERGLELAKLCNAGLMLLHVLPPFGEDYPPPVYPEPDSIYSAAHTEALKNYMKQWQTIEETGLDYLRAQTDKATALGIPTEFSQNVGDPGQLICKIAKSWKADLIIIGRRGRSGLSELLLGSVSNYVLHHAPCSVLTIQGQ